A single genomic interval of Puntigrus tetrazona isolate hp1 chromosome 1, ASM1883169v1, whole genome shotgun sequence harbors:
- the zic2b gene encoding zinc finger protein ZIC 2b — protein sequence MLLDAGHQISGLGVGTFTRHHSAVSETQDRDMSFMESTHMGAFKLNHPDLSPGQSAAFAPQASSYSAAALGAHAAAHAASYATSTFNSTREFLLRSRGFGDSTPGSGQHPIFSSTAGPLHHSHPEGQGHLLFPGIHEQHGSHHGSPNILNGRLGLPGEVFGRTEQYHQVPNARADPYGQYGLNMGMNMAHHPGAFFRYMRQQCIKQELICKWIDPDLGDPKKCCSKTYSTMHELVTHVSTEHVGGPEQCNHICFWEDCPRESKPFKAKYKLVNHIRVHTGEKPFACPFPGCGKVFARSENLKIHKRTHTGEKPFLCEFDGCDRRFANSSDRKKHMHVHTSDKPYLCKLCDKSYTHPSSLRKHMKVHEDQGPVVDSSPAGSSGYESSTPSSLISPCSETHSTMSPDSAALNSSGHGSLASTFSEWYV from the exons ATGTTACTGGATGCCGGCCACCAGATTTCTGGTTTAGGGGTTGGCACGTTCACGAGGCATCACTCGGCCGTGAGCGAGACTCAGGACAGAGATATGAGTTTCATGGAATCGACACATATGGGCGCGTTCAAACTGAACCACCCCGATTTGTCCCCGGGCCAGAGCGCAGCTTTCGCGCCCCAAGCGAGCAGCTATTCGGCGGCCGCTCTGGGAGCGCACGCGGCGGCACACGCTGCCTCGTACGCCACTTCCACGTTTAACTCCACCAGGGAGTTTCTCTTGCGCAGCCGAGGCTTTGGGGACTCGACTCCGGGCAGCGGACAACACCCCATCTTCAGCTCCACAGCAGGGCCTCTCCATCACTCTCATCCGGAAGGTCAGGGTCACCTGCTTTTCCCTGGAATCCACGAGCAGCACGGGTCCCATCACGGCTCTCCAAACATCCTGAACGGGCGGCTCGGATTACCCGGTGAGGTTTTCGGGCGAACGGAGCAGTATCACCAAGTGCCCAACGCTCGGGCCGATCCTTACGGCCAGTATGGCCTAAATATGGGTATGAACATGGCGCATCATCCCGGCGCATTCTTCCGCTACATGCGACAACAGTGCATCAAACAGGAGCTCATCTGTAAATGGATCGACCCGGACCTCGGCGACCCAAAAAAATGCTGCagcaaaacttacagcaccatGCACGAGCTGGTCACGCATGTGTCCACGGAGCACGTCGGCGGCCCGGAACAGTGCAACCACATCTGCTTTTGGGAGGACTGTCCGCGGGAGAGCAAGCCGTTCAAGGCGAAATACAAGCTGGTGAATCATATCCGAGTGCACACGGGAGAGAAACCTTTCGCGTGCCCCTTCCCGGGATGTGGCAAGGTTTTCGCGCGCTCGGAGAATCTCAAGATACACAAACGGACGCATACAG GAGAAAAGCCGTTCCTGTGTGAATTCGACGGCTGCGACAGACGTTTCGCCAACAGCAGTGACCGGAAGAAGCACATGCACGTTCACACGTCTGACAAGCCGTATCTGTGCAAACTCTGCGACAAGTCCTACACCCATCCAAGCTCCTTAAGGAAACACATGAAG GTTCACGAGGATCAAGGTCCGGTGGTCGACTCCTCTCCCGCCGGAAGCTCCGGGTACGAGTCGTCCACTCCGTCCAGTCTGATTTCTCCGTGTTCGGAGACGCACAGCACCATGTCCCCGGACTCCGCCGCGCTCAACAGCAGTGGACACGGCAGCTTAGCGTCCACTTTCAGCGAGTGGTACGTTTAA